Within Moritella sp. Urea-trap-13, the genomic segment CCTTGCCAATGGTGATTGATATCGCGAATAATGCCGTCGATTAATCTGTCTGTCGCGGCTTTATCTGTTCCTGACTTAATCTCTAAGTTCAAGTTCATGCCAGTCTCATTGGTGAATAAAATAAGCTCCACCAGCGTGGGAATACGTTCACCGACAAAATCTAATCCGAACCAAGCGCCTGCATCAATATCATCAAGATCTGTCACTGTCTTATCGCGTAATAAACCATTGTGATCACTACAACGATCTAGGCTGGCATCATGACAAATAACCACAGTACCATCCCCGAGCATATCCGCGTCCACTTCAATCCAGGGAACATTGTTGTCCTCGGCTAATTGAAACGCGGCTAAGGTATTCTCGGGGGCAATAGATGACGCACCACGATGCCCCATCACCATCTTGCCGGCTTTTTCACTGGCCGATGGATTGTACTGAAAAGTATTTGGCATAATTTCAGACGTTGTATTTGTCATAAGCTAATCTCAGCTGCTGTGTTTAGGTCACGATTATTTTTATAAATTAGGCGCTATTTCGCTGGGCGAGTAATAACGCACGTCGCAGTACAATGCGCGTAAAGTTTACCAGCGGCATCACGGATATCACCTTCAGAGATAACAACCGTTCTCGATACGTTTAATACCTTACCCTTGGCATGTAATTCGGTGTCTTTTGGAATTGGGCGCACCATTTTTACATTCAGATCTACCGTGCCATAACTCTCACCAGCAACCAACGTGGTATGTGTTGCGCAGCCAGTGACTGAATCGAGTACCGTCGCCGCAAAACCACCATGAACACCACCCATTGGATTGAGATGACGATCATCGGCTTGTACCTTAAAGTAGATCTGACCTTCGCTTAAATCAACACATTGCATTGGCATTGTGTGGCAAATTGAAGGATGTGGGAATATTCCCTCCGCCATTGCTTGTAATATCTCTAGTCCACTCATTTTTGCTGGGTTTAACTGCTGGTTCATGCTCTTTCCTTGTCTCATTAACATTATTTTTAACTGCTGTATTACAACAATATTCTCACAAAACTACCGTAACCCGGTAACCATTGCTGATAATGTTACACCCGAATCTTATCAATTAACAATGGCGCAACAATAAATCGTGTAGATCGCCAAATATCACTTCCAACAATGCCTTATATACGGTACTTTTATTACAGAAAGATTAACAACAAACATAATTAAAGCGGTGGAGACGGGATGTACTCAATAGAAAAATCTCATAAATTAGATAACGTGTGTTACGACATACGTGGGCCAGTATTAAAAGAAGCGAATCGCTTGGAAGAAGAAGGTCATCGAGTAATCAAATTAAACATCGGGAATCCCGCCCCATTTGGTTTTGAAGCCCCGGAAGAAATTGTAAAAGACGTTATTCATAACCTGCCATCGAGCCAAGGTTATTGTGACTCTAAAGGGCTATATTCTGCACGTAAAGCCGTGATGCAGCACTATCAACAGAAAGGTCTGTTGGATGTGTCTATTGACGACATTTATTTGGGTAACGGTGTATCTGAATTAATCATGATGTCGATGCAGGCATTACTGAATAATGGTGATGAGATATTAGTACCATCTCCGGATTATCCATTGTGGACAGCGGCAATTACCCTTTCAGGCGGTAAAGCAACACACTACATTTGTGATGAAGAATCGGATTGGTATCCTGATCTGGATGATATTAAAGCCAAGATCACCCCGAATACCAAAGGTATTGTGCTAATCAATCCGAACAATCCTACGGGTGCGGTATACAGCAAAGAATTCTTGCTTGAAGTCATTGAAGTTGCGCGTCAGAACAGACTGATTATTTTTGCTGATGAAATCTATGACAAGATCTTATATGACGGTGTTGAGCATGTGCCTATGTGTACACTGGCGCAAGATATCCTGATTGTGACTTTCAATGGTTTGTCTAAAGCCTACCGTATTGCTGGTTTCCGTTCTGGTTGGTTGGTATTAAGCGGTGCGACGCACCTTGCTAAAGACTATATTGCCGGATTGGAAATGCTAGCCTCGATGCGCCTGTGTTCTAACGTACCGATGCAACATGCGATCCAAACGGCGTTAGGTGGTTATCAAAGTATTAATGAATTGATTCTACCGGGTGGCCGTTTA encodes:
- a CDS encoding glycerophosphoryl diester phosphodiesterase; translated protein: MTNTTSEIMPNTFQYNPSASEKAGKMVMGHRGASSIAPENTLAAFQLAEDNNVPWIEVDADMLGDGTVVICHDASLDRCSDHNGLLRDKTVTDLDDIDAGAWFGLDFVGERIPTLVELILFTNETGMNLNLEIKSGTDKAATDRLIDGIIRDINHHWQGGQQLLISSFNHLLLAEIKRRAPEISLACLFGSPLPDDWLTSMQYVGAEFVHPKDKGLSELQVNAMTAAGYSVNVWTVNSLARANQLYNWGVTGICSDIPQQFPPCYRN
- a CDS encoding PaaI family thioesterase, which encodes MNQQLNPAKMSGLEILQAMAEGIFPHPSICHTMPMQCVDLSEGQIYFKVQADDRHLNPMGGVHGGFAATVLDSVTGCATHTTLVAGESYGTVDLNVKMVRPIPKDTELHAKGKVLNVSRTVVISEGDIRDAAGKLYAHCTATCVITRPAK
- a CDS encoding pyridoxal phosphate-dependent aminotransferase, encoding MYSIEKSHKLDNVCYDIRGPVLKEANRLEEEGHRVIKLNIGNPAPFGFEAPEEIVKDVIHNLPSSQGYCDSKGLYSARKAVMQHYQQKGLLDVSIDDIYLGNGVSELIMMSMQALLNNGDEILVPSPDYPLWTAAITLSGGKATHYICDEESDWYPDLDDIKAKITPNTKGIVLINPNNPTGAVYSKEFLLEVIEVARQNRLIIFADEIYDKILYDGVEHVPMCTLAQDILIVTFNGLSKAYRIAGFRSGWLVLSGATHLAKDYIAGLEMLASMRLCSNVPMQHAIQTALGGYQSINELILPGGRLLEQRDLAWKMLNDIPGISCVKPKGAMYLFPKIDIEMFNIKDDQKFALDLLQQEKLLIVQGTGFNWGRPDHFRVVFLPRVEELTIAINKLANFLKTYRQD